The DNA region GAGTCATGACTAGTAACCAGCTCATTGGTAGTTAATTCTGGTTGAATTTTCTTGGCTAACACTTTTCCCAGCTCCACACTTTTATGATACATAAAAGAGAAAGGAAATTGTTTTTAATtgtaatatttgaaatttattagaAGTCTACATACACATATGATTATAGaagtataataaataaacttaaagtAAAATAATCATTGTAATTATCTAGAAGCGTCTAGGCATATTTGAAGTAATAACAATGTGTACAATGTTCACTAGTGCAAGTATTAACAGTTGTTGATGGTTGTGAATAAAAAAATCCCAGTGTTTAATCATTTGATCAATTACCAGtattgggttgtggagattacagGGTtctaattaagatcatgaactgatcaatgttagaccaccattgaaaacctggaagcactggacgaccgtttcgtccaagAATGGGACTCCTTggtagtgagcatccacaaccCGGagctcgaacacaggaccttcggtctcgcgcgtgaacgcttaacctctagaccactgagccggtacccaacggtgttaatgcccgACTTTATCCAATACATGATattgcgagaccgaaggtcctaagttcgaatctcgtgtACAGGAACGTGGATgcgcaccactgaggagtctcgtactaaGATAAAACGACCGCCTAAACATCACAGTTATGCTTTTCTCCTTTCTCATTTTACATAGAGTTTGACGCTTTAACATACTATTCAATCTCTACTATTATTTTTGATAAACAAAACTTTGGTATTAGATAGAGAATAGAATTATTCACTGAATTTTAACATAAATGTGTGCATACGTACGTATTCATCCATTTCCGAATTACTCCCATCTCATGGACTCACGTTCCTCTACTAAAAAAATGTGGTGTCTGAATATGATCGGATAAGGTTTTAGTGTAGATTTGCTCATTAAACTCTATATTCTCCAACAATCTCGATTATTATGCTGAAGAAGTCAAAACAAAATTGTTGGACGAAGTGtcggaattatttaaattttaatcgCTGCGATTATTTCAAATACGACTTTCGCACTGTGTACTGGGATAGTTTTTCTCGATGGACAATCTCTATTTGCTACTGTCATATGACGAAGTAAGAATTAAGCCAGATAGTTACACGTTAATTTTATGGAAAAGTTAATGACCTATGGATCTCATATGTTGTAATCGTTTATATACTAAATGACGTCTAATCCTGTTTATTCTTGAGTTCAGTTATTTGCAGATAAACGCGTTATTCAATGAAAAATGCCCGACTCCAGTAGGCAGTTGAATTGGCGGCTTATGTCAATAGTTTAATGGCGTCAGCAGCCATCGATTAGCATTCTtctcttgaatttgttgatgaAATCACGATTCATCAcactatttattttcatttgtttgtctTTATATCGAATAACTCGCCTAATTATGCTATGAATAATTATTAGCATTTACATACATCGATTTACGGTAGTCGATACAACTTTATTTATGGTTATTCACAATGTCTGAAAACAAGAAACGACATTTTATTGATTTGCAGTGGGTCGACTTACGAATATCAAATAGTTATTGATGATGCTACTCATTTCTCAAGTACAGATTCGTGTACTCAACTTTCAGCAACACTTTTTATGTGAGAGCTAATGATAACATTCAACTGCCCAAGCCGAAGTAGGCTGGGTGGGACTCAATCTTGCGACCTAGTATTTGAGTGTCAGACATCATAAATAAGACATTGTTCCACACTATTATCCAGTTAAgtgtaattaaaaataaacatatcaCATAAATCAACACAATATACATAGATAAAGTCATAACTTACCCCCATTGATCAAAAGAATTAATATTCCATATAATTCCTTGAACAAATATCTTATGTTCATACATAGCAATCAAAGCGCCCAAAATATATGGTGTCAATTTGGTGAACACAATGGAATTAGATGGACGATTACCCTTGAAACTTTTATGCAAtgcaagtgaatttaataagtCTCCAGTAACTCCAGCAGCAAACAATTCCTTATGAACTTCTTCTTTTGTTTTACCAGTCATTAAAGCTTCAGTTTGAGCCAAAAAATTAGATAGGAGAATCTAAATAAGTAGATAGAATAAAGAATTCTTTAGAAAATACTTAGGAATGTTGGTAGGTGTATTAATTGACATAATACAATTATCGTCAATCACAAAGAGAGTTAAAACATTACATGAAATCAAACGTTTCAATAACTACAAGGAGGAATCAAACAAAACAGAGTTTGAGGATAGACAATTATTATGCATAGATCTTTTGAGGTTAGCATGTTTATTATAAAGTCTAAATATATGTTTGTTGTATATATGTATGGCTTACATGAATGTccttaattatttttgttaaagCGCAATACCTTAAAGAACTACTGGTAATTCGATGAGATCAACATTAGTTTGACAGATAAGATTCATAATTCTAACGACAACTGTTCTAGACAATGAATGGAGACAACTTCCTTTTTCTTGCAGTAGCCCCACAAGTAGTCCAGAGGAATTTTTAAGGCATGTTGTGTTCTATGTGCTGGATGATTTAATCATGAAATCTTCATATTCTTTATCTGACATGAGaacacaaataaacaaataaaaaaatagctGGTGAAAACATGCGAAATTCTATAAAACTGAGTACAAATTTTCGAGGGCCATGACTGCTCCCTACCCGTTAGTCTTACGACAGAACACgaaaacaaaacatttagaGAGcttagtgtaataataataatgttataatGTAATGATATTATAATAATGTTCGAAAAAGATCATGTAGTATAGAAAAAGTATCGATGTTTCCAATCGTCCTTTAGGACTAATTGTTTCTTGTTATTAACCTTAGACTGATTACATAAGCAAAATCTGCGATCGGAAATGTATTGTACAAATAACTTGAAACCAACTCTATCTGCTCATTGCATATTGGCAATTTATAAAAAGGCACTGATGTTGTGAACATTTTTCTGTTTGATATGAATCGaaagtttttattaattttgaatGGCATTTACAAAGTGAATACATTTTGAACTTAGTTGAATTAAAGGACTTTTCGTACCGAAAGACAAAACAACTGCTTCAATGTACCAAAAGCATGGGAAACCCAATAATTGACATCAGCCCATGAAGTCATCGACTGTTGGCTTGAGTCAAGTTGGTTGATGCAGACTAGTCGATTGAAGTTCTTGCGATAACAGTGATCAGTGGTTGGAGGCGTTGGGTGACATGATACAGATCTAATCATTCCTTATATTTGTTTAGACCATGATATTCAGTATTCATATACACAAAGTCTTTTTCAGTTATTAGTCTTGCACATTATCAATGCAACTAGATCATTTGGACTCATTTGCTGTTCATTATGTTAATATTTTTTATGTCGTCCTGATGTGGTATAATAACTTAGGCTAAAGTATATTTGCTCCGGATTCTACATTGcttattgttatatcctagtgaagattaaattacgagtaaattctgagaactattaatggactaatattttatatatattgttattgtataactattcagtaactagactgTGTATATCTACATCCCtcttataagcttcattttcccctataaattattattgtacgatttactgtacttatgttcagtttattgattactgtctcccacgctcatagccacttttggccttattttgtatagatgttatttcctattttatggtgtgaagCGGTCTGTTTGACTGgtgtataaaccaagtatgtttgaaataaaggGTTCACATAGCGGAAGCtattattggtgttctggattcaactggacgggctaggcaAGCAAAGGATCAGTAAGGACGCTAAGCTGATCAGACcgatcgaacgtcattggtttagtacaatgcaagagtgaataagtcgtattttgactggcgaataaatcacatgataacTAGCCGGACTTAAAGTCACAAAACTTATGACTAGTTGATAAAACCTATTCCAAAGAGAAAGTTTTGGagtaatcaatattttatttatttttatcacacTAGTTTTAACGGTTAAATGTAATGTGTGAAATGGAGATGTCACTTAGATTTTTTAAACTGGAAACAATACAGTGTGATTTGAACAAGGAGTTCAGTTATTGATGAACTGAATGCCTAATGCAATTCTTAAAACAGAGAGCAATTGTGTTGTGAACAGATTTCGTTAAAGGAATGTATTATCATTTACAGTAGGTTtaaaagatacaagtgtttcgTCAGTGAAGATTTGTCTCCATAAGAAAGGCGAATCTTGTGATAAAGTAATTATGAATGTACTAAAATTTACAACCACatgactgatccaccaaatgaggcggaagttcgCAAGGAACTCCCACTCTaaacgctacaaatcaccgggtctagatgacttacctccggccctttctaaagatggtggtgactttttggttatttgccgacgctgggactggttggaaaaagcggagaggtggttagtgtatgacatggtgtcgtagtATGTTAGCTgaaaagggctggcttctgttggtccttcctCCCTGggtggggtccgagagatggtgcaacacagtggctagagacgttatcagatatggctcagaatagaagccagtggcgaccctgctgtaaccttcttttagtTTCTTCATAAACAGTGaccgtaacttctttaactgtaagaattctttctgggtgtacctttctgtttcccccattattattactatctcaCTACCATACGCCAATTTGTGGTCATTattgttcctttttttctttttacacgCACCTTACATCATttatctcttcccattctcattattGTTGTGCTGCACAtttgtatctggtgcccccttgtaccaatatttatgtgttcaaataaataaatacaaccaGATATTTTTCCCAGTGTAGCTATGGAATTACCAATACTAGGTTTATTCTGTGACAGACTGTTATATGCTAAGACACTCAATTTGTATAATGTACATTTGACAGCCATTTACCTTGAAGAACAAGACTAGTTATAACAAGAGGAAGATAACAAATATTTAAAACTACCATAGATTTAACTATAAGACCTGAACTTCCTTGTAGTCCGTTTGATCATTGTACAGAATGTGGACTACTAAAATAGGGTTGATGAGGATGTATAACAAGTCGACTGGAGGAATACGCAAATGAAAAAGCAACCGATTCGTGGTAAATATACGTGTTTTGTTATTTTCGTGAACCTCGAGAAATTTACTGACATGTATTTATTACTAACTCACATTTTATAGTTGCAGAAATGAAGTGTCTAAACTACTTTTTGGTTTCAAACAAATTAGCTGGAACTAAtcccagaaaaaattatttcgGAGGAACTcatataactgtaaatattagcACCATACATAAATACCGCACTAACCTCATGATGTAAGCCACCTTGAACTGGATTGTGTGTATGTACTGGTATCAAGAAATCACATGGGATTAACCGTGTGCCTTGATGAATAAGTTGATAAAATGCATGTTGACCATTTGTTCCTGGTTCACCCCAAACTATGGGACCAGTGGAATAATCAACTTCTTTGCCATCACGTCTAACAAACTTTCCATTCGATTCCATATCACCTTGTTGGAAATATGCAGCAAAGCGTGACATATATTGATCATATGGTAGAATTGCTTGAGTTTCTGCCccataaatattgatatacATTACACCTAACACAGCTAGGATGACAGGAAGCTataaagtaaaatatatttattattttgtaaaactACTTATATAGTTAGACATAAAAATGATACTACACATCGTAAGTGAACATAGgacttcagagaacaaaatgtCACGGTTAACATGTTTACTTTTAATTAGAAAGCCATAATCATGTAAAAATGAACGAAGACATGGGGTAGCACAAAAACTGAAAGCTGGTGATATATCTAAATGGCCCGTTAACTTTAAAAATTTACAAACGACGGAGAGTATAATAGCAACTTATGAATCATTTTAACCTTCAAATTATGCAACATATTCTTATCCGacaaaaaatatacattttcaaAGACCAAGCTAGGGAAGGataaagaaaatttaaaaacgCACAAATATAAATGAAGCCAGTAGTTCGTCTGTCAAATTGTTGACAGGTAGCCATCGCTATGTCGAATAGCTGTTGATTAaagtttaatcatttattttttgacAAAATCTATTTAGAAAATATTGGTGCTACTGAAAGATTTACATTCTTGTCATAATTAGTATATAGCTAACACTATAGAGGAAAGAATACTATCGAAATCTTACTCAAAAAGCCATTAATTTGGTGGTTTTCCCTCAAGTAGAGGCAAACTATCTTATGTACAACCACTGTGAAGGATTAATATTCCGTATTGAATAGTTATGTTATAACTCCTCAATCAATTCCAGTTGAATTGTATCATGTACAATGATGTGATTGAATTTCATCATTAGTGTCGCACGCCTCATCACAATGTCTTCTACATTGGAAATTCTACACTTATATCACTTAATACGAAGGAACACTTGATGGTCATTCCGATTATACTCTGTCTACTCATGTATTCACTTACCAGTAGTATCTATAATATCTTCACTTTAGCAGGTGATATCTGCTATACTAAATAACAAGCAATGTTATTATAAACACTCATTTTGGTGTCATAACTTACGTTGGTCACCGAGCTTCGTTAATTCAAGTTATATTATCTCTGGTCATCATACATTAAACGTCTTATATTGACTTAGATCATGACCTCATCAACAAAATATCTGGCATTATAGTTTACAAACTATTGATACATTTACTAATGATGGACAGATACTCGAAACGAAAATAAAGGTAAtctgttatttatttgtatctATTTGAATATAAGTTTGGTGAATTACTATCGGatttttgataataaaataGTTAATCTATACATTTGTATAATCACACATTAATGAACGTTGACGAATAATtacataaaataacaataaatattatatacAATATACTGATTTGACAAGCTTACTGActaaaattaaatatatgaaatatatgttAACGATTCGTATAATATGATAAAGTTAGCAGTTTGTAAATGGGACAATGGTTaactaaaaattattttgttaaattcaACTTAGACTAAATTTTATATATTCTAAACTATATTAACCCAGTGTATCAATATCAAAAAACACTGTTATTCACATTGATATTGAGGTTGGAGTTAATGAATTTTGAAATAGGTTAAAAGATTGAAAGTTAGTAATGTAAGAGAATGACAAGTGGGTTTGAATGAATGCTCATACAACACATTATTGGGgtgtggccacctaagaaaaccccctgcttcggtttgggtgccCAGACATTATTCCagacctcacacaaatcgaatgatgaagtctggcgcatatatatttggtgcctccttgtaccaatgtttatgtgtttgaataaataaagattaaaaTACATTAGCTCATTTTAATTCTGACATACATGTTTTTATACCTAAACACGAAATTCATGATTTGAGTTCCTTGTTTCATCGTAATAGGGttattagaaaaataaattttggAGAAGTTAACTATTCAAATATGATCTGAAACTCAGTTCTTTCTTAATGCACTGGATTCTCTAGTGTGAAAGGAGAGTTTTAATAGAATGTAACAACTCATCACTTTCAATAAAGTATTATTTCTTCACTAACAAAAGTTGTGATCATCAGCTGGTAGATTATTTAAACCAACGTCCTGAATCAGAGTTCCAACAATATTAACACCGTGAACAAGGAACACATTGCATCGGGGATTGGAAGCAAACATCAAAATAGTGAATAGAATCTCGAAAGGAttttccaggacagagttcgatggagaatgctggtgggcaaccaatgctccttcacgagtggtaacagacgtaagtaagatTATCTATCAAAGATAATCTATTAAGAACTATGTGACATACTAAAACATGTATGTTTTTATAACGCTTTGATACCAATTTCGGctgataaaaatgaaacaatcaAACAATTGGAGAGAATTTTGCGTAAAAGAGGAGTGATGTGGAATTTAATTTTAAAGATGGTCATCTTCATATTTGAATTTTGAAATACTGTTTATTTGGTTGGTTTTGTGCACTGCTGTTTTGACTACTTCTTAATCCTTCGCTAATATAATAGTTGCAGGAACGATACAGCCGTTTTTTGTCAAGTGAATTTCAAGAAAAACGTCTCGCTTCTTTAAAAGCCATTAGTTGGGGGTTATTTTCAGTATATTCTAGATGACTATAGAATATAATGACTTTATAATTATTACACTATTGTATAAGAAAAGCGTTACTTATAATTTATGTAGTTTTAAACTGActttaatacaaataaaaattttgCTCTCATATTTATCCTTATTATTTAGGAATATTAGTTCACACATAATTTACTCGGAAGAATAACAATTTAGAGCAGCATTAATAAAGAAATTTATAACATAACAACTTACGTTTTTATGTAATGGCGTTTCTTTGAAATGTTTATCCATTTCATGAGCTCCTTCCAACAATTTAATGAAATTCTCCATACCTTAGTAGATAAAGAAAGTCTATACTACTACATATGCGCAAGTTACAAGCATACATGTTGATTGTTAGTGCTTAATCAATAAACGAGACAAAAATAAAAAGCAATGGGTCAAGGCGATTTATCTGGTGAATATTCAGTTTAGTGAGAGATTAATAAATGTCTCGGACAAAAGTAAACGGTCACCAAGACTTCTATAACTTGGTTGATCATGGAGAAAACGTTGATAAGTATGGTCGCTTATCAACAACTTTTAAAATCTACAACAGTCCAAATTAATTCTATGTAAGGACTATTTTGGTTTAACATCGAATTTTATGAATACAAATTCATGGCAAATTGTAAATGAAATGTATTGTTTGAGAGtaaattattgtattctatGTGATGAACATTTAATTCTACACCGAAAGTGTTTAGACCATTAAATCACAACTTCGTATGAAGAGATACACAATATTAGTTTAATAACCAAGTGGATTATAAATTATAACTACATAACAACTTACCTACGTAAAGAGCTATAGATAAACCTATGGCAGACCATAATGAGTAACGACCTCCAACCCACTACAACAATTAAAAGACAGAAATTTCAGTTGATTCATAGAATATAGAAGGATAAACGTTGCGACGAAGGAATTTTTCAAATTGACGGATgttcatataaattattttgaagGTAACTGAGAGTATCTAATTTACTCGTATTCATAATTATAGGACAACTAAATGGCACTACGAAACAACTAATCTGAGAAATCTAAGCCGGTTTCAGACCTGATTGAGAAGTTAGTGACCAAATAGTTACCCTCAGACACAGATATATATACCAAGCCCCGACTGTGGTCGCTATCTCCAAACTAAAGGCAACATTTGATTCCACTGACTGATAGGCTTTGAAGAAATTTTTATCATTGAATGGAATTCAAAAGAAGGATATAAAccgttttttgtttaaatactgTTAGTCATTCCGAGTTTATGGATGCATGTCACTTGAATTGGCTCCGATGAGAAAGATTGGAAATAATGATTGTACTGTGAAACTTTGGGAAACAATAAAGAAACAAAATCGTGCGTTTGACAAGGAACCAAAGCCTTATTTAGTACACAGGCCTGGttactataaatatatatcgACGGCTTAAAgatactattgaaattactgaaataCTGAAATATGCAAGTTACTTAAGAAACTCTCAGGATAATATTCATAGTACTTTGAGGTAGACTTACATCCCAAAACTCAAACATGTTTTCCGGTGCTATGCCAAATTTGCAGACTTCTGTTGCATTAGTTGATAAGGCGACAAAGTGCTTGGCCACGTGAGAAACCTGTAAAAGCAGGTAAGAGATAAACAACTTACATTACTGTTATAAATACTATATGATGTCACTTTTAAGTATTATGTTGCATCAAATCTATGAAGTATTATACTCAACCAACATCAGATAAAAAATCACCTAACAGCGAAAACTGATTCATTGAAAACGAAATTTAACGGAGAATCCTAATACATTACCGGTCGTTACCTACATTTTTCGCATGTTCTAAGAACCATTCTTTGGCAGAGTTAGCATTGGTCATCGTTTCAATGGTAGTGAAGGTCTAAAAAGAAAAGTGTTTGGTTAGAACACTTACACAAgccataaaattaaaataagtgtGACGATCTAAGATAACATCCAGATCGGAACACAAACAAGAAACAAAACCTGAGTTCCAGCCATCAATGATTTTATGGAGAAATAGAATTGGTCGATTGCCATTAACGTAAACCCCGGTAAAAATATGTTGCCCAACTTGAAATACCACACTAACAAAGGAAATGAAATGATGTAGCAACAATAATGTTGAAAAAAATTGAGGACTGGGAATCCGGGTCAAGGGAAAGAAATGGAAAAATAGGACCTACGTTACATGGGTCCGTGTCACTGTGATTTAAGGTGAACCATGCTACTCGTCTCCAGACAATGAATGCAGCTATTACACAGACTTCAACAAGGTAGTCTGCATCTGCTAACATGGTAAACTAACCGTTAATGACTACATGAACTGACACATTTCGGTTTGACCGCCCTTAGCTGTTTTTTCAATCTACTCCCACACTGGCCCATATCGAGCATCAAAGGTATTGATTCGGCATACGTCACACACGTTCTAAACGCCTTAGTCGATGGATATTTGAAACCTCAACAACGCACTTTCCCCTTTTGGCTAGGTTATTGGAAAACAAGTAAaggtttaataataatatttcaaaattatgtAACGAGTATGAAGTGTCAGACACTCAGAGGATACCTACCTTGGAGGCGATGATAAATAGAACTGTCTCTGAATTTACTTTCTTTAATGTTTCCGCAATGTGTGTTCCATCTATATTTGAAACAAAATGTACCCGAATATGTGATGCATAAGGTTTCAAGCATTCTGTAACCATGACTGGACCCTGAAAAATCAAATTAAACAAAACTAAAATATCGTACTGCTAGAATTTTATAAATCATATTTAACATACCAAAACCGAAGAAAGCAAAATACCTAACTATTTCATATTTATAGAGAAGGCTACGAGATCCTCCAAATGTGATTGAGTGGATGATACTACACACTCCTGATACCTGGATAAAGAGGAATAATTTCTGGCTGTGGTTACGTGTCGCTTGACCTTCTTAGTTACACTTTCACAACAGAACACCGATGACAATTCCAAATACAGAGCGGGAACCACGTttgcaaaatatttaaaaacaaagaatatttaagcgaacaattgttttcgaTAAcgtcatcatcaggctctacagtcataagtccataattattgtgatattttacaaaggtcaAAATAAGTCATGCATTAATGAATTCGGCAATGTTATATGTCAAAAAGGGCGAACCTTTGCATCTATTATAGTATAAATACTccaaaattgtgttatttgtaaattagtagGTCATTTAATAAGGGTCAGaatgatttgcagtaaagtgtcAAGTCACGATCAATATAATATAACGAAATAAAAAATCGTGTGAGTAAAATGCATAGTATAAGAATTTAGTCTTGTTACTCgaggtagtaataataatatgaacattgtgtgaatataatttgTAATAAGAGAGGTAGCTACGAAAGTAGCAACAAATAAGAACTGTTTCAATAACGTCCTTtcagttaataaattcaccaGGAAGAGGAGAACGACAATGGTATAGCTTTCCTCGACGTCCTACTTTTTAGAAGGATAGACGGTTCCATGGGAAGTAATGTATTTGGAAATAATACATGAACAGGTCAGTATATCCATTTTCATAGCTTTACAGCTcgttaatacaaaataaatttggttaaatGTCTCAACCACAGAATTAAACTACTATTCTCTGAAGATAGTGTAGATAACGAAGTAGATAAtctaaagaacacactacggAACAACAACTATCCAGGTAATTACGTTAGGAATTTTCCATTAGAGGTAATGAAAAAAGAGCAAACTGACACGGCCAGTAAAAACCTCCATTATCTGAAAGTGAGCTTTAAATGGGACATAGCGGGTGATATTTTAACACGTCAACTCAAAAGATCTGCTGATAGGACGTTTCACGCTGCGAAGTTACATGTAATCTATATCGATTAACAGCgccattctttctcacttggtgGACGGTAagcatcatatcaaaatagatggagctttctctttttttatacGAAGTTCCAAATAATCTACCTAAAAGAGCTAGATAACGGCTACTCTACATCGCTGAATCCATGTGGATCAACTCCAAAAAACTGAACTTATGTGTACAGGAGTATACCAAGCATCTATGTTTACTTTGCTCCGCGACTGGATCACCGGATACCTATATTggatattataaacctcttattCCTCTTTCCACTTCCTTTTGTGTTTACATCTTTCATAAACTTCACAATCATTTGTCCCAATTCACATGAATTCCTTTCCATTGCAACTGCCTTGATAACACCTCTCTTATTAcaaattatattcacacaatgttcatattattattactacctcGAGTAACAAGACTAAATTCTTATACTATGCATTTTACTCACACGATTTTTTATTTCGTTATATTATATTGATCGTGACTTgacactttactgcaaatcattCTGACCCTTATTAAATGACctactaatttacaaataacacaattttggAGTATTTATACTATAATAGATGCAAAGGTTCGCCCTTTTTGACATA from Schistosoma haematobium chromosome ZW, whole genome shotgun sequence includes:
- a CDS encoding hypothetical protein (EggNog:ENOG410V6MI~COG:G), translating into MRDDMMEGRKINFTEDRAVLHIALRNRSNVPIMVDGKNVMSGVNAVLEHMSKFCDSVRSGEWKGYTGKQITDVVNIGIGGSDLGPVMVTECLKPYASHIRVHFVSNIDGTHIAETLKKVNSETVLFIIASKVSHVAKHFVALSTNATEVCKFGIAPENMFEFWDWVGGRYSLWSAIGLSIALYVGMENFIKLLEGAHEMDKHFKETPLHKNLPVILAVLGVMYINIYGAETQAILPYDQYMSRFAAYFQQGDMESNGKFVRRDGKEVDYSTGPIVWGEPGTNGQHAFYQLIHQGTRLIPCDFLIPVHTHNPVQGGLHHEILLSNFLAQTEALMTGKTKEEVHKELFAAGVTGDLLNSLALHKSFKGNRPSNSIVFTKLTPYILGALIAMYEHKIFVQGIIWNINSFDQWGVELGKVLAKKIQPELTTNELVTSHDSSTNGLIAFIKNHRK
- a CDS encoding hypothetical protein (EggNog:ENOG410UIVF~COG:G), with translation MRDDMMEGRKINFTEDRAVLHIALRNRSNVPIMVDGKNVMSGVNAVLEHMSKFCDSVRSGEWKGYTGKQITDVVNIGIGGSDLGPVMVTECLKPYASHIRVHFVSNIDGTHIAETLKKVNSETVLFIIASKTFTTIETMTNANSAKEWFLEHAKNVSHVAKHFVALSTNATEVCKFGIAPENMFEFWDWVGGRYSLWSAIGLSIALYVGMENFIKLLEGAHEMDKHFKETPLHKNLPVILAVLGVMYINIYGAETQAILPYDQYMSRFAAYFQQGDMESNGKFVRRDGKEVDYSTGPIVWGEPGTNGQHAFYQLIHQGTRLIPCDFLIPVHTHNPVQGGLHHEILLSNFLAQTEALMTGKTKEEVHKELFAAGVTGDLLNSLALHKSFKGNRPSNSIVFTKLTPYILGALIAMYEHKIFVQGIIWNINSFDQWGVELGKVLAKKIQPELTTNELVTSHDSSTNGLIAFIKNHRK
- a CDS encoding hypothetical protein (EggNog:ENOG410UIVF~COG:G); translation: MREMFAANPKRFSEFSQVLSLPGGTILLDYSKNLIDTQSFDQLIKLARDSNVEKMRDDMMEGRKINFTEDRAVLHIALRNRSNVPIMVDGKNVMSGVNAVLEHMSKFCDSVRSGEWKGYTGKQITDVVNIGIGGSDLGPVMVTECLKPYASHIRVHFVSNIDGTHIAETLKKVNSETVLFIIASKTFTTIETMTNANSAKEWFLEHAKNVSHVAKHFVALSTNATEVCKFGIAPENMFEFWDWVGGRYSLWSAIGLSIALYVGMENFIKLLEGAHEMDKHFKETPLHKNLPVILAVLGVMYINIYGAETQAILPYDQYMSRFAAYFQQGDMESNGKFVRRDGKEVDYSTGPIVWGEPGTNGQHAFYQLIHQGTRLIPCDFLIPVHTHNPVQGGLHHEILLSNFLAQTEALMTGKTKEEVHKELFAAGVTGDLLNSLALHKSFKGNRPSNSIVFTKLTPYILGALIAMYEHKIFVQGIIWNINSFDQWGVELGKVLAKKIQPELTTNELVTSHDSSTNGLIAFIKNHRK
- a CDS encoding hypothetical protein (EggNog:ENOG410UIVF~COG:G), with the translated sequence MVTECLKPYASHIRVHFVSNIDGTHIAETLKKVNSETVLFIIASKTFTTIETMTNANSAKEWFLEHAKNVSHVAKHFVALSTNATEVCKFGIAPENMFEFWDWVGGRYSLWSAIGLSIALYVGMENFIKLLEGAHEMDKHFKETPLHKNLPVILAVLGVMYINIYGAETQAILPYDQYMSRFAAYFQQGDMESNGKFVRRDGKEVDYSTGPIVWGEPGTNGQHAFYQLIHQGTRLIPCDFLIPVHTHNPVQGGLHHEILLSNFLAQTEALMTGKTKEEVHKELFAAGVTGDLLNSLALHKSFKGNRPSNSIVFTKLTPYILGALIAMYEHKIFVQGIIWNINSFDQWGVELGKVLAKKIQPELTTNELVTSHDSSTNGLIAFIKNHRK